In one Lolium rigidum isolate FL_2022 chromosome 3, APGP_CSIRO_Lrig_0.1, whole genome shotgun sequence genomic region, the following are encoded:
- the LOC124703807 gene encoding TLC domain-containing protein 4-like, whose amino-acid sequence MTMTAYTYQAQAMMRDYLLADPLVPYTSVLIGVVLCKMTYDLTRVLSSFYFKGYSSLTKIQRIEWNNRGMSSAHAIFITAISLYLVVTTDLFSDRIKGPITFRSSIISTSALGVSVGYFITDLAMIFWAYPSLGGMEYVLHHTISLVAIAYTMLSGEGQFYTYMILISESTTPEINMRWFLDTAGLKKSSAYLVNGIMIFVVWLVARIFLFLYVFYHIYLHYSQVVQMHLFGYYLVLTVPSVLFVMNAVWFSKILKGVKKTLSKWS is encoded by the exons ATGACGATGACGGCATACACGTACCAGGCTCAGGCCATGATGAGGGACTACCTGCTGGCCGATCCGCTCGTCCCCTACACCTCGGTCCTCATTGGCGTTGTCTTGTGCAAGATG ACCTATGATCTCACAAGGGTACTGAGCTCATTTTACTTCAAGGGCTATTCTTCTTTGACAAAGATACAGCGTATTGAATGGAACAACAG GGGCATGTCCAGTGCACATGCGATCTTTATCACGGCTATATCATTATATCTTGTCGTGACTACAGATCTTTTCTCTGACCGCATCAAGGGGCCTATTACATTCCGTAGTTCGATCATCTCGACTTCTGCATTAGGG GTCTCTGTGGGCTATTTCATCACTGATCTTGCTATGATCTTCTGGGCTTATCCTTCCCTTGGTGGAATGGAATAT GTACTCCACCATACCATTTCTCTAGTTGCTATAGCTTACACAATGTTGTCAGGGGAGGGTCAGTTTTACACATACATGATTCTTATTTCAGAATCAACCACCCCTGAAATCAACATGAGATG GTTCCTTGACACTGCTGGACTGAAGAAGTCGAGCGCCTACCTGGTTAATGGTATTATGATATTTGTTGTATGGCTG GTGGCAAGGATATTTTTGTTCCTGTATGTGTTTTACCACATCTATCTTCACTACAGTCAG GTAGTGCAGATGCATTTGTTCGGTTATTACCTGGTATTGACTGTGCCGTCGGTGCTTTTTGTCATGAACGCTGTGTGGTTTTCGAAGATTTTGAAAGGGGTGAAGAAAACACTGTCGAAATGGTCATGA
- the LOC124703808 gene encoding ras-related protein Rab5A-like, producing the protein MAANSGNKIRNAKLVLLGDVGAGKSSLVLRFVKGQFVEFQESTIGAAFFSQTLAVNDETVKFEIWDTAGQERYHSLAPMYYRGAAAAIVVYDISNQASFTRAKKWVQELQAQGNQNTVVALAGNKADLVETRQVQIEEAKTYAQENGLFFMETSAKTATNVNDIFYEIAKRLLQGQAAQNPQAGMILSQRPNERVVSASSCCS; encoded by the exons ATGGCGGCCAACTCCGGGAACAAGATCCGCAACGCCAAACTG GTTCTTCTTGGTGATGTGGGTGCTGGAAAATCCAGCTTGGTGCTTCGGTTTGTAAAAGGACAATTTGTTGAATTCCAA GAATCGACAATTGGAGCGGCTTTCTTCTCACAAACCTTGGCGGTTAATGACGAGACTGTGAAGTTCGAAATTTGGGATACTGCTGGGCAGGAGAGGTATCATAGCTTGGCTCCTATGTACTACAGGGGTGCTGCCGCTGCCATAGTTGTCTATGATATCTCGAATCAG GCATCCTTCACCCGTGCAAAGAAATGGGTTCAAGAACTTCAAGCCCAAG GAAACCAGAATACAGTAGTTGCTCTTGCTGGCAACAAAGCGGATTTGGTAGAGACTAGGCAGGTGCAGATAGAG GAAGCCAAGACATATGCGCAGGAGAATGGCCTCTTCTTCATGGAAACATCTGCTAAAACTGCAACCAATGTAAATGACATATTTTATGAGATTG CAAAGAGATTGCTTCAAGGGCAGGCGGCTCAGAACCCGCAGGCAGGGATGATTCTCTCCCAGAGACCCAACGAGAGAGTGGTTAGCGCGTCTTCATGCTGCTCCTGA